A window from Athalia rosae chromosome 5, iyAthRosa1.1, whole genome shotgun sequence encodes these proteins:
- the LOC125501165 gene encoding uncharacterized protein LOC125501165, producing MQPFNHNGARETEQAQPAAPSPTGDEAAQTKSDGSEAPAAGAAADMQKPRGKQGRQWSQSRKREALDTRMILNFVKLSHPYKGGQGHNRKKGHGGGRGGQGGGGRGANNA from the exons ATGCAACCATTTAATCACAATGGCGCAAGAGAAACAG AGCAAGCGCAGCCAGCGGCACCATCCCCCACCGGAGACGAGGCGGCCCAAACAAAGAGCGATGGCAGCGAAGCGCCCGCCGCGGGAGCAGCAG CGGACATGCAGAAGCCAAGGGGCAAGCAGGGCAGGCAGTGGTCCCAGTCCCGCAAACGGGAGGCCCTGGACACCCGGATGATACTAAACTTCGTCAAGCTGAGTCATCCGTACAAGGGTGGCCAGGGCCACAACCGCAAAAAGGGGCACGGTGGTGGCCGCGGAGGACAAGGTGGCGGGGGGCGGGGCGCGAACAACGCATAG